In Asanoa sp. WMMD1127, one genomic interval encodes:
- the dnaG gene encoding DNA primase, which yields MAGRIREEDIALVRERTAIADVISEHVTLKSAGGGNLKGLCPFHDEKTPSFTVAPGRNVFFCHGCGKGGDAISFLMDVDHLTFVESVERLAARAGIQLRYVEGGPAPMRAQQQGQKQRLVAAHAAAAEFYAGQLASPGARLAREFLAQRGFNRAAAQDFGCGFAPEGWDPLTRHLRQKGFTAPELITAGLAREARSGSLIDRFRRRLVWPIRELSGDIIGFGARKLFDDDDGPKYLNTPETPLYKKSHVLYGIEHAKREIARQGRAVIVEGYTDVMACHLAGVKTAVATCGTAFGGDHISVLRRLLMDTDAFAGEIIFTFDGDAAGQKAALRAFDEDQRFVGRTFIAVSPDNMDPCELRLAKGDLAVRDLVARREPMVDFALRQILQKYDLDTVDGRVEAMRRAAPLVAKIKDREKRPEYVRKLAGDLGMEIEPVQRAVASAGAPAATATAAANDAAVRADTPQARVEREALKLAIQVPVLAGPMFDAIGEEAYSTVELRTVRAAIAEAGGAVSGTSGVVWIERVRDACGDLTGKALIGELAVEPMLRDTDPDPHYVSVLLARLQWGATDARIRELKSKVQRINPVTSKDQYLALAGELFSLEQHARALREQAAGGL from the coding sequence ATGGCAGGCCGGATCCGCGAGGAGGACATCGCGCTGGTTCGCGAGCGGACCGCGATCGCCGACGTCATCTCGGAGCACGTGACGCTCAAGAGCGCGGGTGGCGGCAACCTCAAAGGCCTGTGCCCGTTCCATGACGAGAAGACCCCTTCGTTCACCGTCGCTCCGGGCCGCAACGTTTTCTTCTGCCACGGCTGCGGCAAGGGCGGCGACGCGATCTCCTTCCTGATGGACGTCGACCACCTCACGTTCGTCGAGTCGGTCGAGCGGTTGGCCGCGCGCGCCGGCATCCAGCTGCGCTACGTCGAGGGCGGTCCCGCCCCGATGCGCGCCCAGCAGCAGGGGCAGAAGCAGCGGCTGGTCGCCGCGCACGCCGCCGCCGCCGAGTTCTACGCCGGGCAGCTGGCCAGCCCGGGCGCCCGGTTGGCCCGCGAGTTCCTGGCCCAACGCGGCTTCAACCGCGCCGCCGCGCAGGACTTCGGCTGCGGTTTCGCCCCCGAGGGCTGGGACCCGCTGACCCGCCACCTGCGCCAGAAGGGCTTCACCGCCCCCGAGCTGATCACCGCCGGCCTGGCCCGCGAGGCCCGCTCCGGCTCGCTGATCGACCGCTTCCGGCGCCGGCTGGTCTGGCCGATCCGGGAGCTGTCCGGCGACATCATCGGCTTCGGCGCGCGCAAGCTGTTCGACGACGACGACGGCCCGAAATACCTCAACACCCCCGAAACGCCGCTCTACAAGAAGTCCCACGTCCTCTACGGCATCGAGCACGCCAAGCGGGAGATCGCCAGGCAGGGGCGCGCGGTGATCGTCGAGGGCTACACCGACGTGATGGCCTGCCACCTCGCCGGCGTCAAGACCGCGGTCGCCACCTGCGGCACCGCGTTCGGCGGCGACCACATCAGCGTGCTGCGCCGGCTGCTGATGGACACCGACGCCTTCGCCGGGGAGATCATCTTCACCTTCGACGGCGACGCCGCGGGGCAGAAGGCGGCCCTGCGGGCGTTCGACGAGGACCAGCGCTTCGTCGGGCGCACGTTCATCGCCGTCAGCCCCGACAACATGGACCCGTGCGAGCTGCGCCTGGCCAAGGGCGACCTCGCCGTCCGTGACCTGGTCGCGCGGCGGGAGCCGATGGTCGACTTCGCCCTACGGCAGATCCTCCAGAAATACGACCTCGACACCGTCGACGGCCGGGTCGAGGCGATGCGCCGGGCGGCGCCGCTGGTCGCCAAGATCAAGGACCGCGAGAAGCGCCCGGAGTACGTGCGGAAGCTCGCCGGCGACCTCGGCATGGAGATCGAGCCGGTGCAGCGGGCCGTGGCCAGCGCCGGCGCTCCGGCCGCCACCGCGACCGCCGCCGCCAACGACGCGGCCGTGCGCGCCGACACCCCGCAGGCCCGGGTCGAGCGCGAGGCGCTGAAGCTGGCGATCCAGGTGCCGGTGCTGGCCGGGCCGATGTTCGACGCGATCGGCGAAGAGGCCTACTCGACGGTGGAGCTGCGCACCGTGCGGGCCGCGATCGCCGAGGCCGGCGGCGCGGTCAGCGGCACGAGCGGCGTGGTCTGGATCGAGCGGGTCCGCGACGCCTGCGGTGACCTGACCGGCAAGGCGCTGATCGGCGAGCTCGCCGTCGAGCCGATGCTGCGCGACACCGACCCGGACCCGCACTACGTCTCCGTGCTGCTGGCCCGGCTGCAGTGGGGCGCCACCGACGCCCGGATCCGCGAGCTCAAGTCCAAGGTGCAGCGGATCAACCCGGTGACCAGCAAGGACCAATATCTCGCGCTGGCCGGCGAGCTGTTCTCCCTCGAGCAGCACGCCCGGGCCCTGCGCGAACAGGCGGCGGGTGGGCTATGA
- a CDS encoding ABC transporter permease, protein MTPTLAVFEYHLVGYRRTWRGSALGSFLLPLLTMLGFGVGVGAYVDGGVGGVSYLDYVVPGLIASTALQVGVGEATWPVLGNFEWYKIYFGQAAAPLRVRDVLGGHLAFVVFRAFLAAAAFLLVAALFGTLHSPWALATLPVVLLLGCAVAAPTFGYSASISSDSYLALLFRFAVLPMSLFAGVFFPVETMPALLRWIAYATPLWHAVDLCRAATLGVAPDWSASGHVAYLALWAAGGWWLAHSRFRKRLVF, encoded by the coding sequence ATGACCCCCACCTTGGCCGTTTTCGAATACCACCTGGTCGGCTACCGGCGCACCTGGCGCGGCTCGGCGCTGGGCTCGTTCCTCCTGCCGTTGCTGACGATGCTCGGCTTCGGCGTGGGCGTCGGCGCCTACGTCGACGGCGGCGTCGGTGGGGTGTCCTACCTGGACTACGTCGTGCCGGGCCTGATCGCGTCGACCGCGCTGCAGGTGGGGGTGGGCGAGGCGACCTGGCCGGTGCTCGGCAACTTCGAGTGGTACAAGATCTATTTTGGCCAGGCGGCGGCCCCACTCCGGGTCCGCGACGTGCTGGGCGGCCACCTGGCCTTCGTGGTGTTCCGCGCCTTCCTCGCGGCGGCTGCCTTCCTGCTGGTGGCGGCACTGTTCGGCACCCTGCACTCGCCGTGGGCGCTCGCCACCCTGCCGGTCGTGCTGCTGCTTGGCTGCGCGGTGGCGGCGCCGACCTTCGGCTACAGCGCGAGCATCAGCTCCGACAGCTATCTGGCCCTGCTGTTCCGCTTCGCGGTGCTGCCGATGTCGCTGTTCGCCGGCGTCTTCTTCCCGGTCGAGACGATGCCGGCACTGCTGCGCTGGATCGCCTACGCGACTCCGCTCTGGCACGCGGTCGACCTGTGCCGGGCGGCGACACTGGGTGTCGCGCCGGACTGGTCGGCGTCGGGCCACGTTGCCTACCTGGCCCTCTGGGCCGCCGGCGGCTGGTGGCTGGCCCACTCCCGCTTCCGCAAGCGCCTGGTCTTCTAG
- a CDS encoding ABC transporter ATP-binding protein: MTDGRPLIEATGLVKRFGGFTAVDGIDLAVRAGEAFGFLGPNGAGKSSTMRMIGCVSPVTSGELRILGMDPARDGPAIRGRLGVCPQTDNLDPELTVAENLTTYARFFGIPRKVARARAAELLDFVQLGERAGSKVEPLSGGMKRRLTIARALINEPEVVLLDEPTTGLDPQARHLVWERLFRLKQRGVTLVLTTHYMDEAEQLCDRLVVMDGGRIVAEGSPRALIDQHSTREVVELRFAAESQEAFVDKLAGIGERVEPLPDRVLLYVDDGDAAVATVHERALQPASVLVRRSTLEDVFLQLTGRTLVD; this comes from the coding sequence GTGACTGACGGCAGGCCTCTCATCGAGGCGACGGGGCTGGTCAAGCGGTTCGGTGGGTTCACCGCGGTCGACGGCATCGACCTCGCCGTGCGGGCGGGCGAGGCGTTCGGCTTCCTCGGTCCCAACGGCGCGGGCAAGAGCTCGACCATGCGCATGATCGGCTGCGTGTCCCCGGTGACGTCGGGCGAGCTGCGCATCCTCGGCATGGACCCGGCGCGCGACGGTCCGGCGATCCGCGGCCGGCTCGGCGTCTGCCCGCAGACCGACAACCTCGACCCCGAGCTGACCGTCGCGGAAAACCTCACGACCTACGCGCGGTTCTTCGGCATCCCGCGCAAGGTGGCCCGCGCCCGGGCCGCCGAACTGCTCGACTTCGTGCAGCTGGGCGAGCGGGCGGGCAGCAAGGTCGAGCCGCTGTCCGGCGGCATGAAACGGCGGCTGACCATCGCCCGCGCCCTGATCAACGAGCCCGAGGTGGTGCTGCTCGACGAGCCGACCACCGGCCTCGACCCGCAGGCCCGCCACCTCGTCTGGGAGCGGTTGTTCCGGCTCAAACAGCGGGGCGTGACGCTGGTGCTGACGACGCACTACATGGACGAGGCCGAGCAGCTGTGCGATCGCCTCGTGGTGATGGACGGTGGCCGGATCGTCGCCGAGGGCTCGCCGCGCGCCCTGATCGACCAGCACTCCACGCGCGAGGTCGTCGAGCTGCGCTTCGCCGCCGAGTCGCAGGAGGCGTTCGTCGACAAGCTGGCCGGCATCGGCGAGCGGGTCGAGCCGCTGCCCGACCGCGTCCTGCTCTACGTCGACGACGGCGACGCGGCCGTGGCCACCGTCCACGAGCGCGCGCTGCAACCGGCCAGCGTGCTGGTCCGGCGCAGCACCCTCGAAGACGTCTTCCTCCAGTTGACCGGCCGGACGTTGGTGGACTGA
- a CDS encoding GNAT family N-acetyltransferase, producing MPDLRDLVIRWLRGWRVARALPAAEEVDGGLRVRCMQPGRDVEYVALDPALLPRLADLVVGEDAVTWLTVATTDPAAVVAAVEAAGLVVLKSSEQLMTADLDGRPPSVPAPYRLAVDVDDRVVTATVRDESGQVAARGTMGLAGRDAIADRIETAPAHRRKGLASVVMGALAASAVEQGADRGVLIASEEGQWLYASLGWQPVAQVVIATTPGNTYPS from the coding sequence GTGCCTGACCTTCGAGATCTCGTCATCCGCTGGCTGCGGGGCTGGAGAGTGGCCCGCGCGCTGCCCGCCGCGGAAGAGGTAGACGGCGGGTTGCGGGTGCGGTGCATGCAGCCCGGCCGCGACGTGGAGTACGTCGCGCTCGATCCGGCCTTGCTCCCGCGGCTGGCGGACCTCGTCGTGGGCGAGGACGCGGTCACCTGGCTGACGGTGGCGACCACCGACCCGGCCGCGGTGGTCGCGGCGGTGGAAGCGGCCGGTCTGGTCGTGCTCAAGAGCTCGGAGCAGCTGATGACGGCCGACCTGGACGGGCGTCCGCCGTCCGTGCCGGCGCCTTACCGACTCGCGGTCGACGTCGACGACCGGGTGGTCACGGCGACGGTCCGGGACGAGTCGGGGCAGGTCGCCGCGCGCGGGACGATGGGACTGGCCGGCAGGGACGCGATCGCGGACCGGATCGAGACCGCCCCGGCGCATCGCCGCAAGGGGCTGGCCAGCGTGGTCATGGGCGCACTGGCCGCTTCGGCGGTGGAGCAGGGCGCCGACCGTGGCGTCCTCATAGCGAGCGAAGAAGGCCAGTGGTTGTATGCGAGCCTCGGGTGGCAACCGGTGGCGCAGGTCGTGATCGCGACGACGCCGGGGAACACGTACCCGTCCTGA